In Terriglobus sp. TAA 43, a single window of DNA contains:
- a CDS encoding ROK family protein, which translates to MSGQACTIGVVLSKRIIAGLLKPDGTLDRIHSYPEDELYEDALVEMPREHLIAALCDQVLAVINANPDVRLAGIGVALPGLVRHGVVEDSPNLPQMKGARIVAEICNLLKEHGIDLPVTAVNDADAVAAGLSHQQGKLDSMIRVWTIGTGIGFGRYPLVEGVGEGGHTVVTLDDRETYCGCGGRGHMEGIMGHRAMRLRFLDMEPEDVFEAADKGDQRCIEFKKLWHKALAAATASSIHVSGAGKFYLTGYNVRFVELPLLNHYIQQMVRLSPLQAFSVEIHPHNPETVVTGAAVIGRTASLVPTAAA; encoded by the coding sequence ATGAGTGGTCAGGCATGCACCATCGGAGTTGTTCTTTCCAAGCGCATCATTGCAGGTCTTCTGAAGCCGGATGGGACGCTGGATCGCATTCATTCGTACCCGGAAGATGAGTTATACGAAGACGCCCTGGTGGAGATGCCGCGCGAGCATCTGATTGCAGCGCTGTGCGACCAGGTACTTGCCGTGATCAACGCTAATCCGGATGTGCGTCTGGCGGGTATTGGGGTTGCGCTGCCCGGACTGGTGCGCCATGGCGTGGTGGAGGATTCGCCGAATCTGCCGCAGATGAAGGGCGCTCGGATTGTGGCGGAGATCTGCAATCTGTTGAAGGAGCATGGCATCGATCTTCCAGTCACTGCTGTGAACGATGCCGACGCTGTGGCGGCCGGGTTGTCGCACCAGCAAGGCAAGCTGGACAGCATGATTCGCGTATGGACGATTGGCACCGGTATTGGTTTTGGGCGCTATCCGCTGGTGGAGGGCGTCGGAGAAGGCGGCCATACGGTTGTGACGCTCGACGATCGCGAGACTTATTGCGGATGCGGTGGTCGCGGCCACATGGAAGGCATTATGGGCCACCGGGCCATGCGTCTGCGGTTTTTGGATATGGAGCCGGAGGACGTATTTGAAGCGGCGGACAAGGGCGACCAGCGCTGCATTGAATTTAAGAAGCTGTGGCATAAGGCGTTAGCCGCAGCGACAGCGAGCTCAATCCATGTGAGTGGCGCGGGCAAGTTCTATCTGACCGGGTACAACGTTCGGTTCGTGGAACTGCCGCTGCTGAATCACTATATTCAGCAGATGGTGCGGTTAAGTCCTCTGCAGGCATTCTCCGTGGAGATCCATCCGCACAACCCGGAGACGGTGGTGACCGGGGCGGCGGTGATTGGGCGTACGGCTTCGCTGGTGCCGACGGCCGCGGCGT
- a CDS encoding TIGR03435 family protein codes for MSVRVWHQLTLALATFLPLSTSLAQQPARHFEISAVRENRSGSEHDNGVNINGTKIAATNLSLRIMIQQAYGVLDFQIIGGPNWLSTARFDLQADTGDGQPVSNAEFGPLLQQLLADRFHLTVHHETRPMKEYALTVANGGPRLQATTGQPQNSMQGINQNGTQGTAKMIGTGIPMSALAYRIAQQRPFRGNLVIDKTGLTGFYDITLEWEAGDNAASSLITSLQQQLGLKLVYEKMPVDVLVIDHAEKPSEN; via the coding sequence ATGTCCGTTCGTGTGTGGCATCAACTCACGCTTGCACTTGCGACATTCCTTCCGCTTTCAACGTCGCTCGCACAACAACCTGCGCGACATTTTGAAATCTCCGCCGTACGCGAAAACCGCAGCGGTTCGGAGCACGACAACGGCGTCAATATCAACGGCACCAAAATCGCCGCGACCAACCTTTCGTTGCGCATCATGATTCAGCAGGCCTATGGCGTCTTAGACTTCCAAATCATCGGCGGCCCCAACTGGCTATCCACCGCACGCTTTGACCTTCAGGCTGATACAGGCGACGGCCAACCCGTTTCCAACGCGGAATTCGGCCCCCTGCTGCAGCAGCTTCTCGCAGATCGCTTCCACCTCACCGTGCATCATGAGACGCGCCCCATGAAGGAATACGCGCTTACCGTCGCCAACGGTGGCCCCAGGCTGCAGGCAACAACAGGCCAACCACAGAATTCCATGCAGGGCATCAATCAAAACGGCACGCAGGGCACTGCGAAGATGATTGGTACCGGCATCCCCATGTCGGCGCTTGCCTACCGCATCGCACAACAACGCCCATTCCGCGGCAATCTCGTCATCGACAAGACCGGCCTGACCGGCTTTTACGACATCACGTTGGAATGGGAAGCGGGTGACAACGCCGCTTCATCGCTCATCACGTCGCTGCAACAGCAATTAGGTTTGAAGCTCGTCTACGAAAAAATGCCCGTCGACGTCCTGGTGATCGACCACGCCGAAAAGCCATCAGAGAACTGA
- a CDS encoding M2 family metallopeptidase, producing MRIPSVLLACSLAVSAVAQKPSTAPPSVAEAKAFLDRANAALLKAATDGSHAEWLAETYINEDSEATTALLNEQGSKLSLDLIEESHRFDKLTLPAEMRRQMMLLQVGAPAAPHDPKLLAEETRLAASLTGAYGKGRYCPPKPEIPQNSPSILKALFNCMSVDDVDTFMAQSRDAAELTRVWVGWHSVGAPMRKDYERFIELQNIGAKEQGYKDTGDLWRAGYDMTPAQFSAEVNRAWAQLEPLYRELHTYVRHRLIAKYGVAADRKDGMIPAQLLGNTWAQEWGNIYDIVSPTDPKLAQFKPVNLEQALKKQIEANDKVGLKPNTNGTIYFGADCENGVSTRGAHTGPCFKPGSDELQASRLAAAKDMVKYGESFFTSLGFMPLPKTFWERSQFVHPRDRDVVCHASAWDVDQVDDLRVKMCIEVNDDYFTTVHHELGHNFYQRAYNQQPMIFRSGANDGFHEAIGDAIALSITPSYLKQIGLTDSEPPAEADIPLQLRTALDKIAFLPFALALDTWRWQVFSGEIKPADYNKAWWQLREKYQGVAPPVNRSEADFDPGAKMHVPSNVPYVRYFLARIYQFQFYKAMCDASGYKGPLNRCSFYGSKAAGDKLNAMLMAGQSQPWQQTLKTMTGSDHLDAGPMMEYFAPLYNWLKQQNAAAK from the coding sequence ATGCGTATTCCCTCCGTACTTTTAGCCTGCTCGCTTGCCGTTTCCGCTGTTGCTCAGAAGCCTTCTACTGCGCCTCCCTCTGTTGCTGAGGCGAAGGCGTTTCTGGATCGTGCGAATGCTGCATTGTTGAAAGCCGCGACCGATGGCAGCCATGCGGAGTGGCTGGCGGAGACGTACATCAATGAAGACAGTGAAGCGACGACGGCTCTGCTGAATGAGCAGGGTTCGAAGCTGTCGCTGGATTTGATTGAAGAGAGTCATCGCTTTGACAAGCTGACGCTGCCAGCGGAGATGCGTCGGCAGATGATGCTGTTGCAGGTGGGGGCGCCTGCTGCGCCGCATGATCCGAAGTTGCTGGCGGAGGAGACGCGGCTGGCAGCGTCGCTGACGGGTGCGTATGGCAAGGGTAGGTACTGCCCTCCAAAGCCAGAGATTCCACAGAACTCCCCATCGATATTGAAGGCTCTATTCAACTGCATGAGCGTGGACGATGTGGATACGTTCATGGCGCAGTCGCGTGATGCGGCAGAGCTAACCCGCGTGTGGGTGGGGTGGCATAGTGTGGGGGCTCCTATGCGTAAGGATTACGAGCGCTTCATTGAGTTGCAGAACATTGGCGCGAAAGAGCAGGGCTACAAGGACACGGGCGACCTGTGGCGTGCGGGCTATGACATGACTCCTGCGCAGTTTTCTGCGGAGGTGAATCGAGCGTGGGCCCAGCTTGAGCCGCTGTATCGCGAGCTACATACTTACGTTCGCCACCGGTTGATTGCGAAGTATGGTGTTGCGGCGGATCGTAAGGATGGCATGATCCCCGCGCAGTTGCTGGGGAATACGTGGGCGCAGGAGTGGGGCAATATCTATGACATTGTTTCGCCCACCGATCCGAAGCTGGCGCAGTTCAAGCCGGTAAATCTTGAGCAAGCGCTGAAGAAGCAGATCGAAGCTAACGATAAGGTTGGCCTCAAACCGAATACAAACGGCACCATCTACTTTGGCGCTGACTGCGAAAATGGTGTAAGTACAAGGGGTGCCCACACGGGCCCCTGCTTCAAGCCTGGTTCCGACGAGTTGCAGGCATCTCGTCTTGCCGCAGCGAAGGACATGGTGAAGTATGGCGAGAGCTTCTTTACTTCACTTGGATTCATGCCGTTGCCAAAGACGTTCTGGGAGCGGTCGCAGTTTGTTCATCCGCGCGATCGAGATGTGGTGTGTCATGCGAGTGCGTGGGACGTGGATCAGGTGGATGATCTGCGCGTGAAGATGTGCATTGAGGTGAATGATGATTACTTCACCACGGTGCATCATGAGCTGGGACATAACTTCTATCAGCGTGCGTATAACCAGCAGCCGATGATCTTTCGCAGTGGTGCGAACGATGGCTTTCATGAGGCCATTGGCGATGCCATTGCTTTGAGCATTACGCCGTCGTACCTGAAGCAGATTGGATTGACGGACAGTGAGCCGCCTGCGGAAGCGGATATTCCGCTGCAGCTTCGTACGGCGTTGGATAAGATTGCGTTTCTGCCGTTTGCGTTGGCGCTGGATACATGGCGTTGGCAGGTGTTCAGCGGCGAGATCAAGCCTGCGGACTACAACAAGGCTTGGTGGCAGTTGCGCGAGAAGTATCAGGGCGTGGCACCGCCAGTGAATCGGAGTGAAGCGGACTTTGATCCAGGTGCGAAGATGCACGTTCCATCAAACGTTCCGTATGTGCGTTACTTCCTGGCGCGGATTTATCAGTTCCAGTTCTACAAGGCGATGTGTGATGCCAGTGGATACAAGGGGCCTTTGAATCGCTGCTCGTTCTATGGATCGAAGGCCGCGGGCGATAAGCTGAATGCGATGTTGATGGCAGGCCAGTCGCAGCCGTGGCAGCAGACGTTGAAGACGATGACGGGCAGCGATCATCTGGATGCGGGGCCGATGATGGAGTACTTTGCGCCGCTGTACAACTGGCTCAAACAGCAGAACGCCGCAGCGAAGTAA